One Myripristis murdjan chromosome 18, fMyrMur1.1, whole genome shotgun sequence DNA window includes the following coding sequences:
- the LOC115376431 gene encoding uncharacterized protein LOC115376431 — MVASLCLVLASLSISPNRSQFFTYDTIKLSCDAFGNSTGWTVRRNTTSQTDVPCKKPWGIPNGPSCTIEDAYPKDTGLYWCESRDVGCSSAVNIIVTAHVVILESPALPVSEGDDVTLRCSYKELEQYQASSDFSASLYKDGKFDDDMSAGKITLRAVSKSDEGLYSCEHPTKGKSPESRLAVRAADKPRPTSPSPPLPPIMSIPRLVCIVLLVILYMVLLIMCVYVYVRWTQARAERKNRLLDQISQD; from the exons ATGGTCGCTTCACTCTGCCTAGTTCTTG CCTCTCTGAGCATCAGTCCCAACAGATCTCAGTTCTTCACGTACGACACCATCAAGCTGAGCTGTGATGCCTTCGGGAACTCCACCGGCTGGACGGTAAGGAGGAACACGACTTCTCAGACTGATGTGCCGTGCAAGAAACCCTGGGGGATCCCGAATGGGCCCTCCTGCACCATTGAAGACGCCTATCCAAAGGACACAGGGCTGTACTGGTGCGAGTCCAGAGACGTGGGCTGCAGCAGTGCCGTCAACATCATTGTGACGG cTCATGTTGTGATCCTGGAGAGCCCTGCACTTCCTGTGTCGGAGGGAGACGACGTGACACTTCGCTGCTCCTACAAGGAATTAGAACAGTATCAGGCCTCCTCTGACTTCTCCGCAAGTCTGTACAAGGATGGCAAATTCGACGATGACATGTCTGCAGGAAAGATTACTCTCCGTGCGGTGTCCAAGTCTGACGAGGGCCTGTACTCATGTGAACACCCCACAAAAGGAAAGTCACCAGAGAGCCGGCTGGCTGtgagag CTGCAGACAAACCGCGGCCAACaagcccctctcctcctcttcctcccatcaTGTCCATCCCGAGGCTGGTGTGTATTGTCCTGCTGGTGATTCTGTACATGGTGCTCCtcatcatgtgtgtgtacgtctatGTCCGCTGGACTCAAG CTCGAGCTGAAAGGAAGAACAGACTTTTGGATCAAATCTCACAGGActga